A window of the Archocentrus centrarchus isolate MPI-CPG fArcCen1 chromosome 9, fArcCen1, whole genome shotgun sequence genome harbors these coding sequences:
- the ap3s1 gene encoding AP-3 complex subunit sigma-1 isoform X2 yields MIKAILIFNNHGKPRLSKFYEHYNEDTEQQIIRETFHLVSKRDENVCNFLEGGMLIGGSDYKLIYRHYATLYFVFCVDSSESELGILDLIQVFVETLDKCFENVCELDLIFHVDKVHNILAEMVMGGMVLETNMNEIITQVDAQNKMEKSEFFPFFSLSLYRRLSFSLPGRTGRHRPVLQERPLVPYQL; encoded by the exons ATGATAAAAGCCATTTTAATATTCAATAACCACGGGAAACCAAGGCTTTCTAAATTCTACGAACATTAT AATGAAGACACGGAGCAACAGATCATCAGAGAAACCTTCCACTTGGTCTCAAAAAGAGATGAGAATGTCTGCAATTTCCTTGAAGGAGGAAT GTTGATTGGAGGATCAGACTACAAGCTGATCTACAGACACTACGCCACATTGTACTTTGTCTTTTGTGTCGACTCCTCAGAGAGTGAACTAGGAATTTTAGACTTAATCCAG GTATTTGTGGAAACTCTGGACAAGTGCTTTGAGAATGTCTGTGAGCTTGACTTAATTTTCCATGTTGACAAG GTCCACAACATTCTGGCTGAGATGGTAATGGGTGGGATGGTCCTGGAGACCAACATGAATGAAATCATCACGCAGGTGGATGCCCAGAATAAGATGGAGAAGTCTGAG TTCTTtccattcttttctctctctctttacagACGTTTATCTTTCAGTCTACCAGGCAGGACAGGTAGACACAG gcCGGTATTGCAGGAGCGCCCGCTCGTGCCGTATCAGCTGTAA
- the ap3s1 gene encoding AP-3 complex subunit sigma-1 isoform X1 codes for MIKAILIFNNHGKPRLSKFYEHYNEDTEQQIIRETFHLVSKRDENVCNFLEGGMLIGGSDYKLIYRHYATLYFVFCVDSSESELGILDLIQVFVETLDKCFENVCELDLIFHVDKVHNILAEMVMGGMVLETNMNEIITQVDAQNKMEKSEAGIAGAPARAVSAVKNMNLPEMPRNINIGDISIKVPNLPSFK; via the exons ATGATAAAAGCCATTTTAATATTCAATAACCACGGGAAACCAAGGCTTTCTAAATTCTACGAACATTAT AATGAAGACACGGAGCAACAGATCATCAGAGAAACCTTCCACTTGGTCTCAAAAAGAGATGAGAATGTCTGCAATTTCCTTGAAGGAGGAAT GTTGATTGGAGGATCAGACTACAAGCTGATCTACAGACACTACGCCACATTGTACTTTGTCTTTTGTGTCGACTCCTCAGAGAGTGAACTAGGAATTTTAGACTTAATCCAG GTATTTGTGGAAACTCTGGACAAGTGCTTTGAGAATGTCTGTGAGCTTGACTTAATTTTCCATGTTGACAAG GTCCACAACATTCTGGCTGAGATGGTAATGGGTGGGATGGTCCTGGAGACCAACATGAATGAAATCATCACGCAGGTGGATGCCCAGAATAAGATGGAGAAGTCTGAG gcCGGTATTGCAGGAGCGCCCGCTCGTGCCGTATCAGCTGTAAAGAACATGAACCTCCCAGAAATGCCCAGAAACATCAACATTGGTGACATCAGCATAAAAGTGCCAAATTTACCCTCCTTCAAATAG
- the ap3s1 gene encoding AP-3 complex subunit sigma-1 isoform X3 produces the protein MIKAILIFNNHGKPRLSKFYEHYNEDTEQQIIRETFHLVSKRDENVCNFLEGGMLIGGSDYKLIYRHYATLYFVFCVDSSESELGILDLIQVFVETLDKCFENVCELDLIFHVDKVHNILAEMVMGGMVLETNMNEIITQVDAQNKMEKSETFIFQSTRQDR, from the exons ATGATAAAAGCCATTTTAATATTCAATAACCACGGGAAACCAAGGCTTTCTAAATTCTACGAACATTAT AATGAAGACACGGAGCAACAGATCATCAGAGAAACCTTCCACTTGGTCTCAAAAAGAGATGAGAATGTCTGCAATTTCCTTGAAGGAGGAAT GTTGATTGGAGGATCAGACTACAAGCTGATCTACAGACACTACGCCACATTGTACTTTGTCTTTTGTGTCGACTCCTCAGAGAGTGAACTAGGAATTTTAGACTTAATCCAG GTATTTGTGGAAACTCTGGACAAGTGCTTTGAGAATGTCTGTGAGCTTGACTTAATTTTCCATGTTGACAAG GTCCACAACATTCTGGCTGAGATGGTAATGGGTGGGATGGTCCTGGAGACCAACATGAATGAAATCATCACGCAGGTGGATGCCCAGAATAAGATGGAGAAGTCTGAG ACGTTTATCTTTCAGTCTACCAGGCAGGACAGGTAG
- the cdo1 gene encoding cysteine dioxygenase type 1: protein MEHTEVVKPETLDDLIKILHNVFESDCINVEEVQNIMESYESKPQEWMKYAKFDQYRYTRNLVDAGNGKFNLMILCWGEGHGSSIHDHTDSHCFLKLLQGQLKETLFQWPESKSHGDMVQKSQRILQENKVAYINDSIGLHRVENVSHTEPAVSLHLYSPPFETCQTFDQRTGHRNTVKMTFWSKYGERTPFETTVSQENN from the exons ATGGAGCATACCGAGGTGGTCAAACCAGAAACTCTCGACGACCTGATAAAAATCCTGCACAATGTCTTCGAGAGTGACTGCATCAATGTTGAGGAGGTGCAGAATATAATGGAGTCATATGAGAGCAAGCCTCAGGAGTGGATGAAGTATGCAAAGTTTGACCAATACAg ATACACAAGGAACTTGGTTGATGCTGGCAATGGAAAGTTCAATCTCATGATTCTCTGCTGGGGGGAAGGCCATGGCAG TAGTATCCATGACCACACAGACTCCCACTGCTtcctgaagctgctgcagggTCAGCTGAAAGAGACGCTATTCCAGTGGCCCGAGAGCAAATCACATGGAGATATGGTCCAAAAGTCACAAAGAATTCTTCAGGAAAACAAGGTTGCCTACATAAATG acTCCATTGGTCTGCATCGTGTGGAAAATGTGAGCCACACTGAGCCCGCGGTGAGCTTGCACCTGTACAGTCCTCCTTTCGAGACCTGCCAGACATTTGACCAGCGGACAGGACACAGGAACACTGTCAAGATGACCTTCTGGAGCAAATATGGAGAAAGGACTCCCTtt GAAACCACAGTTTCGCAAGAGAACAACTAA